The following proteins are co-located in the Hemicordylus capensis ecotype Gifberg chromosome 11, rHemCap1.1.pri, whole genome shotgun sequence genome:
- the LOC128335289 gene encoding G-protein coupled receptor 12-like — MLHHNPAAAAAAMEARLQQRQQQLLVLLSASSSARPFAPLWPPSNASAAAAAAAAGGGPSELPAAAGGEDASGGSGAGAGGSGGGGSGSGGAGGETSTAAAGTAAAAVSAWDIALCATGTAVACENALVLAVLFYTPSLRAPAFLLVGSLALADLLAGLGLVANFGVQHLLAPPSEAAALAAAGLLLAAFSASLCSLLAITVDRYLSLCNALTYHAERKLASTAALLLLGWLACLGAALPPLLGWNCLREPGACSVLPPVTREHAAVLAVAFLLLFALMLQLYLQICRIAFRHAQQIAVQRQFIAAAQATSPRKGLCTLALILGTFAVCWIPFAIYALVADASYPPVYTYSLALPATCNSLINPIIYAFRNPDIQKSLWLACCGCVPSGVSARPRTSSDV; from the coding sequence ATGCTCCACCACAacccggcggcggcagcggcagccatGGAAGCGCGCCTGCAGCAGcgacagcagcagctgctggtgctgctcaGCGCTTCCTCCTCCGCCAGGCCCTTCGCCCCGCTCTGGCCGCCCTCCAACGCCtctgcggcggcggctgcagctgCGGCGGGCGGGGGCCCCTCGGAGCTGCCTGCCGCGGCCGGTGGCGAGGACGCGAGCGGCGGCAGCGGGGCCGGCgcgggcggcagcggcggcggcgggagcggcagcggcggcgcAGGCGGGGAGACCTccacggcggcggcgggcacggcggcggcggcggtgagCGCCTGGGACATCGCGCTGTGCGCCACGGGCACGGCGGTGGCCTGCGAGAACGCGCTGGTGCTGGCCGTGCTCTTCTACACGCCCAGCCTGCGGGCGCCCGCCTTCCTGCTGGTGGGCAGCCTGGCGCTGGCTGACCTGCTGgccgggctggggctggtggccaACTTCGGCGTGCAGCACCTGCTGGCGCCccccagcgaggcggcggcgcTGGCCGCggcggggctgctgctggccGCCTTCTCGGCCTCGCTCTGCAGCCTGCTGGCCATCACCGTGGACCGCTACCTGTCGCTCTGCAACGCGCTCACCTACCACGCGGAGCGCAAGCTGGCCTCCACggccgcgctgctgctgctgggctggctggcctgcctGGGCGCcgcgctgccgccgctgctgggCTGGAACTGCCTGCGCGAGCCGGGCGCCTGCAGCGTGCTGCCGCCGGTCACCCGGGAGCACGCCGCCGTGCTGGCCGTGGCCTTCCTGCTGCTCTTCGCCCTGATGCTGCAGCTGTACCTGCAGATCTGCAGGATCGCCTTCCGGCACGCCCAGCAGATCGCCGTCCAGCGCCAGTTCATCGCCGCCGCGCAGGCCACCTCCCCGCGCAAGGGCCTCTGCACCCTGGCGCTCATCCTGGGCACCTTCGCCGTCTGCTGGATCCCCTTCGCCATCTACGCGCTGGTGGCCGACGCCAGCTACCCACCCGTCTACACCTACTCGCTGGCCCTGCCGGCCACCTGCAACTCCCTCATCAACCCCATCATCTACGCCTTCCGAAACCCGGACATCCAGAAGTCCCTCTGGCTGGCCTGCTGCGGGTGCGTCCCGTCGGGCGTCTCCGCCAGGCCCAGGACCTCCAGCGATGTATGA